The Desulfosporosinus acidiphilus SJ4 genome has a window encoding:
- a CDS encoding FliH/SctL family protein: MFTKAGVVKSWEVEVSSPHLLKWTPRVVQADTAVREKVSGAETEQYLGQENLDQSSSPTDEELELIAFSLDQAKKEALAIKAQAEADAQEIIRQAETDAEAIRTQAQNDMERLRAEVRESVRAEVYPAAKDQGYQAGLAEGQAEGSRLSQNALMLFQMAQHAFQEEYAKVDEEILHLAIKIAERIVRSSFAVEPQKLMRTIQALMQLPQERYGWKLHVSIADAGWLDENQLPCPLIPDESLSQGDCYLDCLEGIFDARLSAQLDKIEHSLREEFKHGSLGINASEGGGD, translated from the coding sequence TTGTTTACTAAAGCGGGTGTCGTAAAAAGTTGGGAGGTAGAGGTATCTTCACCTCATCTGCTGAAATGGACTCCTAGGGTTGTGCAAGCGGACACTGCTGTTAGAGAAAAAGTTAGCGGTGCTGAGACAGAACAGTATTTGGGTCAGGAGAACTTAGACCAGTCGTCTTCACCCACAGATGAAGAGCTGGAGCTTATTGCCTTCTCGTTAGACCAGGCGAAAAAAGAAGCCCTGGCTATCAAGGCTCAAGCAGAAGCTGACGCTCAAGAGATCATCAGGCAAGCAGAGACTGACGCTGAAGCAATTCGAACTCAGGCACAAAATGATATGGAACGGCTGCGCGCAGAGGTTAGGGAATCAGTCCGGGCGGAAGTATATCCTGCGGCTAAGGATCAAGGCTATCAAGCCGGTCTGGCGGAAGGCCAAGCTGAAGGAAGCCGCTTGTCGCAAAACGCTCTTATGCTGTTCCAAATGGCTCAGCATGCTTTTCAGGAAGAATATGCAAAAGTGGACGAAGAGATACTCCATTTGGCTATAAAGATTGCCGAGAGAATTGTGAGATCAAGTTTTGCCGTTGAGCCCCAGAAACTCATGAGAACGATCCAAGCTCTGATGCAGCTGCCTCAGGAACGCTACGGGTGGAAACTGCATGTATCCATAGCAGACGCAGGCTGGCTTGATGAAAATCAATTGCCTTGCCCTTTGATCCCCGATGAATCCTTAAGTCAAGGCGATTGTTACTTGGATTGTCTGGAAGGGATATTTGACGCTCGACTAAGTGCTCAATTAGATAAAATAGAGCACAGTTTACGAGAGGAGTTCAAACATGGGAGTTTGGGAATTAATGCTTCAGAAGGCGGAGGAGATTGA
- the fliG gene encoding flagellar motor switch protein FliG, with protein MAQAQPLTGIQKAAILMITLGSHNSAKIVQNLSELEIEKLTLEMSNVGKITPEQRDNVVQEFHQMCLANDYISHGGVDYAREVLERALGESKAQEIISRLATNLKMRPFDLVRRTDPKQLFSFIQGEHPQTIALIMTHLPVDKAATLLASLSQERQADVAKRIALMGRTSPDVLKEIEKVLERKISSLAPTDYTSSGGIQNIVDVLNRTDPGTVKVVMDALEQDDPDLAEQIKRQMFVFEDIITLDDRGIQLVLREVDTKDLGLALKGSNPEVVQKVMANMSSRAGQMLKEDMEFMGPVRLRDVEEAQQRIVKVIRKLEEGGAIVISRGGADEIVY; from the coding sequence ATGGCACAAGCGCAGCCTTTAACGGGAATCCAAAAAGCAGCGATTCTAATGATAACATTAGGTTCGCATAATTCTGCCAAGATAGTGCAGAATCTCAGTGAATTAGAAATCGAGAAATTGACATTGGAGATGTCTAATGTCGGGAAAATTACTCCAGAACAGCGTGACAATGTCGTTCAAGAATTTCATCAAATGTGTTTAGCCAATGATTATATCTCCCACGGGGGAGTAGATTACGCACGAGAAGTGTTGGAGCGGGCACTTGGTGAATCCAAAGCTCAGGAGATCATCAGCCGGCTGGCTACCAATTTAAAAATGCGCCCCTTTGACTTAGTCCGCCGAACCGACCCTAAACAGTTGTTTTCTTTTATCCAAGGTGAGCATCCGCAGACCATCGCCCTTATTATGACGCATCTTCCTGTGGATAAAGCAGCAACCTTACTGGCTAGCCTTAGCCAAGAACGGCAGGCGGATGTGGCCAAGAGGATTGCGCTTATGGGACGAACAAGCCCAGATGTACTCAAAGAAATCGAGAAGGTTCTTGAGCGAAAGATCTCTAGTTTAGCACCGACAGATTATACAAGTTCCGGCGGGATTCAAAATATTGTTGATGTTCTTAACCGCACCGATCCGGGAACAGTCAAAGTGGTCATGGATGCTTTGGAGCAAGACGATCCGGATTTAGCGGAACAAATTAAACGCCAAATGTTTGTCTTCGAAGATATTATCACTCTTGATGATCGTGGTATTCAGCTGGTATTGCGCGAAGTCGACACGAAGGATTTGGGATTGGCCTTAAAAGGGAGCAATCCGGAAGTCGTGCAGAAAGTCATGGCCAACATGTCTTCAAGGGCCGGACAGATGCTCAAAGAGGATATGGAATTCATGGGCCCTGTTCGCTTAAGAGATGTCGAAGAAGCTCAGCAGAGAATTGTGAAAGTGATACGCAAACTGGAAGAGGGTGGCGCGATAGTCATTTCAAGGGGAGGCGCAGACGAAATTGTTTACTAA
- the fliF gene encoding flagellar basal-body MS-ring/collar protein FliF: MDYSWAGIKTSVKNFWNKLSRPQKVITVVAPLLVLIAMITLISWASRPQYVAIFTKLTDSDAGAITTKLKDLKVDYQLQDNGATILVPQQSASEIRLELANAGLPQTSKFSFAYLDTMHLGETDADRKLRYTLGLQNELEDTLKTLNGVQDARVQLVMPDDSLFTDNQKATTAAVTLKLAPGTQLGEDQIRAIANLISGSVEGLKQTNVTIVDTNGNVLSDILGKSDSPNRLTQTQYQLEQSVESDMQKSVQSMLDRVLGPNETIVRINADLNFDQIKRTKQTYGPGAIVSQQNSTENTTNGSAAGGTPGLTANGPPTYQAATQGVSSSTKSTNTINNQVDSTQEEQVVNPGAIKRLSVSVMADSSAINQNQLNQIKSIVSSAAGIDLTRGDQIQVAALPFNKTALQQEQQAMANAQQRQQMMTYAEIGAGVLLGLLVIIGFAVKRARKARASRMLSLNTDQPVTLADAERLLSKEMLEQEAEAKLAQQQITTEDEILMQKTKEAVEKYSQNNPAEVARLVKTWLAEES; the protein is encoded by the coding sequence ATGGATTATTCTTGGGCCGGGATTAAGACCTCGGTTAAGAATTTTTGGAATAAGCTTTCTCGCCCACAGAAAGTAATTACGGTGGTTGCTCCTCTATTGGTTCTGATTGCGATGATTACTTTAATCAGCTGGGCTAGCCGGCCCCAATATGTTGCTATTTTTACAAAGCTCACTGACTCCGATGCCGGAGCAATTACAACGAAACTTAAAGACCTAAAAGTTGACTATCAATTGCAAGACAACGGTGCTACAATTTTGGTTCCTCAACAGTCAGCCTCAGAAATCCGTTTAGAACTGGCTAATGCAGGACTCCCTCAAACAAGTAAATTCAGCTTTGCTTACTTGGATACCATGCACTTAGGAGAAACAGATGCAGACCGTAAACTACGGTATACCCTTGGATTGCAAAATGAGTTAGAAGATACTTTGAAAACTTTAAATGGTGTGCAAGATGCCCGGGTCCAATTGGTGATGCCGGACGACTCACTTTTTACCGATAATCAAAAAGCCACCACTGCAGCGGTAACACTCAAGCTTGCCCCGGGGACTCAACTGGGTGAAGATCAAATCCGCGCCATTGCTAATCTGATTTCCGGTTCCGTTGAAGGATTGAAGCAGACTAATGTGACGATCGTGGATACGAATGGAAATGTCCTCTCGGATATTTTGGGGAAAAGTGACAGTCCAAATCGTCTTACCCAAACTCAGTATCAACTGGAACAATCTGTGGAAAGCGATATGCAAAAATCTGTGCAAAGTATGCTGGACAGAGTTCTGGGTCCGAACGAGACAATCGTTCGCATTAATGCGGATTTGAATTTTGATCAAATTAAACGTACTAAGCAGACTTATGGTCCCGGTGCAATTGTAAGTCAGCAAAATTCTACGGAAAACACGACAAATGGCTCTGCAGCCGGCGGGACTCCGGGCTTGACAGCAAATGGGCCCCCTACCTATCAGGCGGCAACCCAAGGGGTATCCAGCTCGACAAAGTCAACAAATACTATTAATAACCAAGTTGATTCAACCCAAGAAGAGCAAGTGGTGAACCCGGGTGCAATTAAACGTCTTTCTGTGTCGGTTATGGCAGATTCGTCGGCGATTAATCAGAATCAACTGAATCAAATCAAGTCGATTGTATCATCTGCAGCTGGGATTGATTTAACTCGCGGGGATCAAATTCAAGTGGCTGCCCTCCCCTTTAATAAAACTGCCTTACAGCAAGAACAACAGGCCATGGCGAATGCGCAACAACGGCAGCAGATGATGACCTATGCCGAAATTGGTGCCGGTGTTTTATTGGGATTATTGGTAATCATCGGTTTTGCAGTTAAACGAGCAAGGAAAGCCCGGGCAAGCAGAATGTTGAGTCTGAACACTGACCAGCCGGTGACACTTGCCGATGCCGAACGCCTGCTGTCTAAGGAGATGCTGGAGCAAGAGGCAGAGGCCAAATTGGCTCAGCAACAGATAACTACAGAGGATGAAATCCTGATGCAAAAGACGAAAGAGGCTGTTGAAAAGTATTCACAAAATAACCCGGCTGAAGTGGCTCGTCTTGTTAAGACCTGGTTAGCAGAGGAGAGTTAG
- the fliE gene encoding flagellar hook-basal body complex protein FliE, with product MSISIPPIMSPGMLNPISQVTAGNNAASQTGDGAQKAGTDFAKFLSDALGQVNALQVNADNASTQLATGQIQDVSTAMVALEKANLSLSLTVQVRDKVLDAYHQIMTMQM from the coding sequence ATGAGTATTTCCATACCTCCCATTATGTCGCCGGGAATGCTTAATCCGATTTCTCAGGTGACGGCTGGGAATAACGCTGCTTCACAGACTGGAGATGGGGCTCAAAAGGCGGGGACTGATTTTGCCAAGTTTTTAAGTGACGCTTTAGGGCAAGTCAATGCCCTACAAGTCAATGCCGACAATGCCAGTACGCAGCTTGCTACCGGTCAGATTCAAGATGTGTCCACGGCTATGGTGGCCTTGGAGAAAGCCAATCTGTCGTTATCTTTAACTGTCCAAGTGCGTGATAAAGTACTTGACGCGTACCATCAAATTATGACTATGCAAATGTGA
- the flgC gene encoding flagellar basal body rod protein FlgC: protein MSLFGSIDISSSGLTAQRLRMDLISNNIANINTTRTGQLTPAGNPIPYRREVAVFVPRPSATSFSDVLGATMGGQNSGNGVEVSSINSVSETQDPFRLEYNPDSPDAAKVAEPGIPVGYVREPNVNIVTEMVDMISASRAYEANVTALNVSKSMTTKALEIGKG, encoded by the coding sequence ATGAGCTTATTTGGATCAATTGATATCAGCTCTTCTGGGCTGACAGCCCAGCGATTGCGAATGGATTTGATCTCCAATAACATTGCTAATATCAATACAACGAGGACGGGTCAGTTGACTCCCGCCGGCAATCCTATTCCCTATCGACGGGAAGTAGCGGTGTTTGTCCCGCGTCCCTCGGCAACGTCCTTTTCTGATGTGCTTGGGGCGACTATGGGTGGTCAAAATTCAGGGAATGGCGTTGAAGTTTCGAGTATCAACAGCGTTTCCGAAACCCAAGACCCCTTCCGCTTAGAGTACAATCCGGATTCACCGGATGCTGCCAAGGTCGCTGAACCGGGTATCCCAGTAGGGTATGTACGAGAACCGAATGTGAATATTGTGACTGAAATGGTGGACATGATTTCAGCATCCAGGGCCTATGAAGCGAACGTGACCGCTCTCAATGTCAGTAAGTCGATGACTACAAAAGCTTTAGAAATTGGAAAGGGGTAA
- a CDS encoding protein-glutamate methylesterase/protein-glutamine glutaminase, which translates to MIESPKTPVGVLVVDDSPFMRLTLQKILSQSPKIKVLDTARDGREGILKLQSLHPQVVTMDVEMPVMDGLRALEEVMRWQPTPIIILSSVTTEGAQATLKALDLGAVDVVAKPTGKQGDDLQVLSHDLVEKVLAAAEVNLNRLGRKGLTNNVGVAGNLGAVNQTTGRKVEISASSPGAPPLKGQIPRPSTAIKSTVLPKHAVEIVAIGTSTGGPSALQAVLPVLPGNFPVPVLVAQHMPAGFTGPLAQRLNGLCQLNVKEGIHGEVLKAGTVYVAPAGKQLEVLRKSGQLTLQIGDNAPIPTLYHPSVDVMLLSLAKSVGKGTLGVVMTGMGNDGTRGMKEVKALEGFSIVESEETCVVYGMPRSVVEAGLADRIVPLGQIGRTIVECVMKRG; encoded by the coding sequence ATGATCGAAAGTCCTAAAACACCTGTAGGAGTTCTGGTTGTTGATGATTCCCCTTTTATGCGGTTAACTCTGCAAAAAATCCTTAGTCAGAGCCCGAAAATTAAGGTTTTAGATACCGCCCGGGATGGGCGTGAAGGGATTTTAAAACTCCAGTCACTTCATCCGCAGGTGGTTACAATGGATGTCGAGATGCCTGTAATGGACGGGTTAAGGGCGTTAGAAGAGGTTATGCGCTGGCAGCCAACGCCGATAATCATCTTAAGTTCGGTAACCACTGAGGGGGCCCAAGCTACGTTAAAGGCCTTAGATCTAGGTGCTGTAGATGTTGTTGCTAAGCCAACGGGAAAACAAGGGGACGATCTGCAGGTGCTTTCACATGATTTGGTAGAGAAGGTTTTGGCAGCTGCGGAAGTAAATCTCAATCGGCTTGGACGCAAAGGGCTAACTAATAATGTAGGAGTAGCCGGAAATTTGGGGGCGGTGAATCAAACAACAGGGAGGAAAGTTGAGATTTCAGCCTCCTCGCCGGGTGCCCCTCCGCTCAAAGGGCAAATTCCGCGCCCATCGACGGCAATCAAGAGTACCGTTTTACCTAAGCATGCGGTTGAGATTGTTGCCATTGGAACGTCAACAGGCGGACCCTCCGCCTTACAAGCAGTTCTTCCGGTTTTGCCCGGAAATTTTCCGGTTCCTGTTCTGGTTGCCCAACATATGCCCGCCGGTTTTACTGGACCTCTCGCCCAGCGCTTGAACGGGCTTTGCCAGTTAAATGTCAAGGAAGGTATCCATGGAGAGGTATTAAAAGCCGGTACCGTTTATGTGGCACCTGCCGGTAAGCAATTAGAAGTCCTGCGTAAGTCAGGGCAGTTAACGCTTCAGATTGGGGATAATGCCCCTATCCCTACGCTTTATCACCCTTCCGTCGATGTCATGTTGCTTTCTCTAGCTAAGTCTGTTGGTAAAGGGACTCTTGGAGTTGTCATGACAGGGATGGGCAATGATGGGACCAGGGGAATGAAAGAAGTCAAGGCCTTAGAAGGGTTTTCTATTGTGGAATCTGAGGAGACTTGTGTTGTCTATGGCATGCCAAGATCTGTGGTCGAAGCCGGCCTTGCGGATCGAATCGTTCCATTGGGGCAGATAGGAAGGACGATTGTTGAATGCGTAATGAAGAGAGGGTAA
- a CDS encoding chemotaxis protein CheW, with product MAEEQLVTFSLGSEEFAVDIMRVQEIIRIPPITRVPNAPEYIEGVINLRGNVIPVVSLATRFGMIRTEETDLSRIIVLQVQSKVFGIRVDAVTEVLHLDSESIEPPPPIAVGVDSQFIRGVGKTGERLLILLELDQIMGGD from the coding sequence ATGGCTGAAGAACAATTAGTAACGTTTAGTTTAGGGTCTGAGGAATTTGCTGTTGATATTATGCGTGTTCAGGAGATAATTCGTATTCCGCCGATTACTCGAGTACCTAACGCTCCGGAATATATCGAAGGCGTCATAAATTTGCGGGGGAACGTGATCCCCGTGGTAAGTTTGGCTACCCGTTTTGGAATGATTCGGACAGAAGAAACGGATTTAAGCCGGATCATTGTGCTGCAAGTCCAGTCTAAAGTCTTCGGGATTCGTGTGGATGCGGTAACTGAAGTTTTACATTTAGACAGCGAAAGCATCGAACCACCACCGCCGATTGCTGTAGGTGTAGATTCCCAATTCATTCGTGGAGTTGGAAAAACCGGTGAGCGGCTGCTCATTCTTTTAGAACTCGACCAAATTATGGGCGGAGATTAA
- a CDS encoding chemotaxis protein CheA produces MGQDDGKNQGVELGEFLDFYLLDSQEQIERLGAGLLQLEKEGGNIGLINDLFRSAHSLKGASGTMGFTPIVEITHAAEDLLDRLRQGKMEVSLEMIDLLLAVTDRVKAMLEQVEKRQPITHGSEDLVNSMRALLNGEKPPATESTAAVLSHEEETPVDFVPIDFRLTQQESEKVDEAHNMGHGVYQIEVTLDPNTLMKAVRAVMSTQRLEGMGKVIKLIPSVEELEAGQANSFSILLVSDEPADEIKKEVLEITDITNVTVFPYLTAEPPSKEQVPAPKEVAAPSVSEPPKQTSTVKSPPAAAVTGTASGEGSTQVHTIRVDTVRMDNLINLVGEMVITRTRLVQIGLDLKAQYSTDSMVNNLNEANVYLGRLMNDLQESVMRLRMVAIGTVFNRFPRLVRDLAKKTGKEIDLVLKGEDTELDKTVVEVIGDPLMHLIRNSVDHGIESPEERRAAGKSAHGTVTLDAYHDGNHIAILISDDGGGLDLDKIKNKAISKGLIGEREELSDNDIANLIFLPGFSTADKVTDISGRGVGMDVVKKALNNLGGMVDIATRQGKGTTFTIRLPLTLAIIQALLVEVKEEIYAVPLSSVLETLLVNRSEIKTVGGLQMVQLRGNTLPLISLQEKFGLPDSEIPKDEVFVVVVGFGDKALGLIVDELRGQQEVVIKSLGDFLNNLPGIAGATILGDGKVTLILDIGSLLQDVLVTRKI; encoded by the coding sequence ATGGGCCAGGATGATGGGAAAAATCAAGGAGTCGAATTGGGAGAGTTTTTAGATTTCTACTTATTGGATTCTCAAGAGCAGATTGAAAGGCTCGGAGCAGGATTATTGCAATTAGAAAAAGAGGGCGGAAATATTGGATTGATCAACGATCTATTCCGTTCGGCACACAGCTTGAAGGGGGCTTCAGGTACAATGGGGTTTACCCCGATTGTTGAGATAACCCATGCTGCTGAGGATTTGTTGGATCGTTTGAGGCAGGGTAAAATGGAAGTTTCCTTGGAGATGATTGACCTATTGCTTGCCGTAACTGACAGAGTCAAAGCAATGTTGGAACAGGTCGAAAAACGTCAGCCTATTACCCATGGATCTGAGGATTTAGTAAATTCCATGAGAGCCTTACTCAATGGGGAAAAACCACCTGCTACGGAGAGCACAGCGGCAGTCCTCAGTCATGAGGAAGAAACTCCGGTGGATTTTGTTCCTATCGACTTTCGTTTAACGCAACAGGAAAGTGAAAAAGTGGACGAAGCCCATAACATGGGCCACGGAGTCTATCAGATTGAAGTGACGTTAGACCCCAATACACTTATGAAAGCGGTCCGAGCAGTAATGTCTACTCAACGGCTCGAAGGAATGGGCAAAGTGATAAAGCTTATTCCGAGTGTTGAAGAGTTAGAAGCCGGACAGGCAAATAGCTTTTCTATTCTGCTGGTGAGTGATGAACCTGCTGATGAGATTAAAAAAGAAGTCTTAGAAATTACCGATATAACAAATGTTACAGTATTTCCCTATCTGACTGCGGAGCCTCCAAGCAAAGAGCAAGTGCCTGCACCTAAGGAAGTCGCTGCGCCAAGTGTCTCCGAACCTCCCAAACAAACTTCAACAGTAAAATCCCCGCCGGCAGCGGCAGTTACTGGAACTGCAAGTGGAGAAGGCAGCACTCAAGTCCATACGATCCGGGTTGATACAGTTAGAATGGATAATCTCATTAACCTTGTCGGAGAAATGGTTATTACCCGGACTCGATTGGTGCAAATTGGTTTGGACCTTAAAGCCCAATACAGTACCGACAGCATGGTTAACAATTTAAATGAAGCTAATGTCTACTTGGGACGCTTGATGAATGATCTTCAGGAGAGCGTAATGCGCTTACGCATGGTGGCGATTGGCACTGTCTTTAATCGTTTTCCTAGGTTAGTGCGGGATCTTGCGAAAAAGACAGGTAAAGAAATTGATCTTGTGCTTAAGGGTGAAGACACTGAGCTTGATAAAACAGTGGTAGAAGTCATTGGGGACCCTCTTATGCATCTTATTCGAAACTCGGTGGATCATGGTATTGAGTCTCCTGAAGAACGCCGAGCGGCAGGCAAATCGGCACATGGAACTGTGACCCTTGATGCCTACCATGATGGGAACCATATCGCAATTCTGATCTCCGATGACGGAGGCGGCCTGGATCTTGACAAGATTAAAAACAAAGCAATTTCTAAAGGCTTGATCGGGGAACGAGAAGAGCTCTCTGACAATGATATTGCTAATCTTATCTTCTTGCCGGGTTTCAGTACTGCCGATAAGGTAACGGACATTTCCGGCCGGGGCGTTGGCATGGATGTTGTGAAAAAAGCTCTGAATAATCTTGGAGGAATGGTAGATATCGCGACTCGCCAAGGAAAGGGGACTACGTTCACCATTCGTCTGCCTCTGACGTTGGCGATCATTCAGGCTCTGCTTGTGGAAGTAAAGGAAGAAATTTATGCGGTTCCCTTGTCCTCTGTCTTAGAAACCCTTCTGGTCAACCGCTCGGAGATCAAAACGGTAGGCGGTCTTCAGATGGTTCAACTGCGTGGAAACACCTTGCCTTTAATTTCTTTACAGGAAAAGTTTGGTCTTCCTGATTCTGAAATTCCTAAGGATGAGGTTTTTGTCGTGGTTGTGGGCTTTGGTGACAAAGCACTGGGGCTTATTGTCGATGAGCTGCGCGGACAACAAGAAGTTGTCATTAAGTCATTGGGGGATTTTTTGAATAATCTGCCGGGAATTGCCGGCGCAACTATTCTCGGAGACGGTAAAGTTACCTTGATTCTTGATATTGGATCTCTTCTTCAAGACGTATTAGTTACGAGAAAAATCTAA
- a CDS encoding motility associated factor glycosyltransferase family protein: MDETMTLNDGRILRIFKAKNGQPTLSVNDVLVHSRFDPAREAFSLLENNKAIYQDKENVVVYGLAFGYHVTELLKRISSDCQVYVFEADTAVLSQAKTLDLVKEMMDDRRLSLIGGDQSNFLTEFAEKLNLVENILIYKPSLRVLPRKQENLKSAILDFEVGRIAWERFGPMLERNNDLNQTLEHGTIEDFLKGFDFQVRPLIIVSSGPSLDTSIEELTKYRNQFNLFCAGSALRTLMKYHIKPDMICIIDPQDIVAKQLVGFENLGVPLCFLDTASFTALLNYQGPKYIFYNQPKVGSITINTGKSVATALLSIALQGRANPIIFVGQDLAFIGKKHHTETFSEIYGVSNDASLYSSDTVLGINGDLLYTNSGLLSFKRWIERIIKANPQVVFINASQGAKIEGAIERNLGEIFANDELTGPGARLKQV, translated from the coding sequence TTGGATGAGACAATGACTTTAAACGATGGTCGTATTCTGCGAATTTTCAAGGCCAAGAATGGTCAACCTACTTTATCTGTAAATGATGTTTTAGTTCACAGCAGATTCGATCCTGCCAGGGAGGCTTTTTCTCTGCTTGAAAATAATAAGGCGATATATCAAGATAAAGAGAATGTGGTTGTTTATGGTTTAGCCTTTGGTTATCATGTTACTGAACTGCTTAAAAGAATTTCTTCAGATTGCCAAGTTTATGTGTTTGAAGCGGACACAGCGGTTTTATCTCAAGCAAAGACCTTGGATCTCGTTAAAGAGATGATGGATGATCGGCGCCTAAGCCTGATAGGAGGAGATCAAAGTAATTTCCTCACTGAATTTGCAGAAAAGCTTAATCTGGTGGAAAATATATTAATATATAAACCATCCCTAAGGGTTTTACCAAGAAAACAGGAAAATTTGAAAAGTGCAATTCTGGACTTTGAAGTTGGAAGAATTGCTTGGGAGCGCTTTGGGCCAATGCTTGAAAGAAATAATGACCTTAACCAAACACTTGAGCATGGTACTATCGAAGATTTTCTAAAAGGTTTTGATTTTCAAGTTAGGCCGCTAATTATCGTCTCCTCAGGACCGTCATTAGATACAAGCATCGAAGAATTAACCAAATATCGAAATCAGTTCAACCTATTTTGCGCGGGAAGTGCTCTGAGAACCCTAATGAAATACCACATAAAGCCGGATATGATTTGTATTATCGATCCTCAGGATATCGTAGCTAAACAACTTGTGGGATTTGAGAATCTTGGAGTACCGCTTTGTTTTTTAGATACGGCCTCTTTTACGGCCCTTTTGAATTATCAGGGGCCTAAATACATTTTTTATAATCAGCCGAAAGTAGGGAGCATAACGATTAATACCGGTAAGTCAGTGGCAACAGCACTTTTATCTATAGCTCTTCAAGGAAGAGCAAACCCTATTATTTTCGTTGGTCAAGATTTGGCGTTTATTGGGAAAAAACATCATACCGAAACATTTTCCGAAATTTACGGAGTAAGTAATGACGCTTCTCTTTACAGTTCCGATACAGTTCTAGGTATAAACGGTGATTTGTTGTATACAAACTCGGGCTTACTAAGTTTTAAACGATGGATCGAAAGAATTATTAAAGCTAATCCACAAGTTGTTTTTATTAATGCAAGTCAAGGGGCAAAAATTGAGGGGGCAATCGAAAGGAACTTAGGCGAAATATTTGCTAACGACGAGCTTACTGGTCCCGGAGCAAGACTCAAACAGGTTTAA